A part of Bacillus rossius redtenbacheri isolate Brsri chromosome 1, Brsri_v3, whole genome shotgun sequence genomic DNA contains:
- the LOC134528601 gene encoding uncharacterized protein LOC134528601 encodes MEAKENTCSAKKPRNKNLSPEEKIVLLDLVTEHFNIIENKRTDAVTQQNKLKQWQIIASSFNCVSGVHHRSADNLKSVWENLKKTTRKQYADEKVQMVTGTGMFCIKIFSTCITKCNILFCDLLYKVKGSGLIYFYKWQCTLTINLIKLNTLFFSGGGPPTKCTNDPILGRVYTLIKPVVKGHNNIFDSDSDAVMVNTLQCISESNNTEENAVVELEIGSMVDIATLETQTSTLLNGDWSHYTPSMLRGPICPALVPQNNASSTSSVSPVIFPCVKETVMVSTEQGNCESTSRDHIPDNSNNVAKSVLECQLPNIAGKSSWTQRRRPKLQSSKNNERSALHKAKIELIELCKKYATEENEAMKELRQKMTSWKTVILLLWPANQLEPESTNRLEPESTGLLVCT; translated from the exons ATGGAAGCTAAAGAAAACACTTGTTCCGCCAAAAAACCACGAAATAAGAATTTATCACcagaagaaaaaattgttttgttagatTTGGTGACAGAACATTTTAACATAATTGAAAATAAGCGCACGGATGCAGTAACACAACAGAACAAATTGAAACAGTGGCAAATTATTGCAAGTAGTTTCAACTGTGTGTCAGGAGTCCATCACAGGTCTGCAGATAACCTGAAATCTGTTTGGGAAAATCTGAAGAAGACGACACGGAAACAGTATGCAGACGAAAAAGTTCAGATGGTAACTGGGACAGGtatgttttgtataaaaatattttcaacttgtattacaaaatgtaacattttattttgtgacttACTATACAAAGTGAAAGGAAgtggtttaatatatttttacaaatggcAATGTACATtgacaattaatttaattaaattgaataCATTGTTTTTTTCAGGTGGAGGACCCCCCACAAAGTGTACAAATGACCCTATTTTGGGCCGCGTATATACTTTAATAAAACCTGTAGTTAAAGGACACAATAATATCTTTGACTCAGACTCAGATGCAGTAATGGTCAATACATTACAATGCATAA GTGAATCAAACAACACAGAAGAAAATGCAGTCGTAGAGCTGGAAATAGGTTCGATGGTGGACATTGCTACCCTGGAGACTCAAACTAGT acaCTTCTTAATGGAGACTGGTCCCACTACACTCCCTCAATGCTCAGAGGCCCCATATGTCCTGCTCTTGTACCACAAAATAATGCCAGTTCAACATCATCAGTTTCACCAGTGATATTCCCTTGTGTCAAAGAAACGGTTATGGTAAGCACTGAGCAAGgcaactgtgaaagtacttcaagAGACCATATTCCCGATAATAGTAACAATGTTGCAAAATCAGTCCTTGAGTGTCAGTTGCCAAACATCGCGGGGAAGTCTTCCTGGACTCAGAGACGGCGGCCAAAATTGCAGTCCAGCAAGAACAATGAAAGAAGTGCCCTCCATAAAGCTAAAATTGAACTAATTGAATTATGTAAGAAATATGCAACAGAAGAAAATGAAGCTATGAAAGAACTGCGTCAA aagatgaccagctggaaaacTGTGATCCTgctcctgtggcctgcgaaccagttggaaccggagtccaCGAACcggttggaaccggagtcgacgg GATTATTGGTCTGCACGTGA